Genomic window (Syngnathus typhle isolate RoL2023-S1 ecotype Sweden linkage group LG19, RoL_Styp_1.0, whole genome shotgun sequence):
CTCACAAAAATATTGTGTGCTCGAGCGGCGATTGGTCGCTTCCTGAAAAGAGACACAGTGAGGCagccagcgagagagagagcgagcagcTCAGGAAGGCGAGTTGGACCCATTACATCAGCACCCTGTGACCTCTCACAATGGCAACTCCCACAATGCACTGCTTTCAGCACACCACCACGTCACAAGCAATCTTGACGTGAGACGTACGTatagcaagtgtgtgtgtgtctgtgtgtatttcAAAAGACAAAGAGCACAGAAAGTCGGTCCAGATGGCCACACAAGATTAGACACTGTCTGCTAGTGAGCGCTACATccaaacacacacgctcacacacacacacacaggaagttgTGACATGATGTGGAAACGTGACAAAGGAGTGGACTAATAATAAAGAAAGACGGTCATATTTTTAGCTTTGGTGCAAGAGGCCtcgctccctccttccctcccactCTTGAATAATGAATGCTCCCTTTGATCGTCTGTCTTGGGAGACATGACGAGAGTCCGcaagtgtgttaaaatgatggcaGCCTGCTAGTGGCCTCTCTGGAacattttctctcttttgtCTTGTGAATATGAGTGACCTCATACTCTgacagacatacacacacacacacacacctgagaTGCAGCAGATGGCAGCAGATGTGAGTGGGCCCCCCCCCAAGAGAGCAGCGATGCTCCTAATGTGGCCTGGAAGCCATTTTCTGCCCACACCGGGGGCAtcaatgtctgtgtgtgtgtgtgtgcgcggttCTCCAAGCGCCAATTTGAAACATTTAAACTAAAAACCTTAAACTTAACTTaatacacaatcacacacacagaatGCAATGTCCATAATGTTCTTTGTAAAGTAGGGTGTCACAGAGTAACCTCATTATCACAACTTAACCAGACGATATACACACACTGATGTTCACACAAGCTCTTAAGTGGAGAagcctgtctgtgtgtgtttgagtgtgtgtgcgtgtgcatgtgtgtaagcGAGGCACTCTGGAGAGCCACGTAATGACTACTCAGCTCTTCTCAGACAGACGATCCATAAGCCATCTCCTCTGCATTTAAAAATCGATGCGATGGCTGCAGCATCGGTGGAGCATGACGTCAACGGCACGTGTACTGTGCTTGTAtttggtttttattttgttgacgGCGCTGCCTTGTGTGTAAATGTTTGAATTTGGTGTCCAATCAGATTCCAGCAGAAGGCATCTGCGGCCATCTACACGCGAGAATACATTTGATGGTGAAATTATGGAAAACTCACATTGCGCAGCACCACGCCGTCGTCCTCGCCCACAGAGTCGTCCAGGTCATTATGAGCATCCTGAAAGTGCACAGAGGTGAAAGGTCAACATGGCGGGTGCTTCCTGTGTCTGCTTAAACTGAGTCTAAGCTTGTTTCAAGTCACTTTTGACATGGGAAATTCTCCAAATAATTGTAGAAAAGTCTGGTAGTCGAGGAAGCGGGAGAACCCAAAGGACGCCCCGACGCACAATGGCGGCCGCGGCGAGGGTGGAAACACCGGCGACGTGCTGAGACACGCCACAAGATTCCAGGAATGACGCCAATCTGATGGGAGCGAGGCCACGTTTAATGCTCGACATGCACTAGGCCACCATAAAAGCTGCaaatattataaaaataatGCCAGGTCAAAGTTCATTGGGGCGGCTCCACTATGACAACGCAGGAAGTGGACACAACGCGCAGGGCGCTGCTCACGCAGGAAGTTGACGCGCTTACGCAAGCTCCTTCCTGAATCACGCGGCAGAGACGCCTCCTGTTCGTTGCTGAGATTTTGAAAAACTTGAAGAACTGGAACACGCACACGCTACTGACTCAGTCGCAAAGCAATCCCACACTTTGCTCCAAACGTGTATTCATTCTTTTGCATAACACCACCAAGGCCAAGAATAGAATCCAAAGCACAAGACGGGCTTGACGTTGGACGTTCATTAGGCCCAATTGATGTCATTAGTCAggggggaacaaaaaaaagaaaaaaaatcacagcgcCTGCTCAAACTGCGATCCAATTCAAGCAACACAAGAGTCTTTATGAGACTCTTCACTTGAAATGTTTTGTAACGCTTGTAGAAAAACAATGCGCATTTTGGATCACTTTAGAAAAGGTTATAGAATTTCAGAGTGATAGAAAGACATAAAAAGAGGTAATTTATCACCCAACATTACATAACAGTGTAGTAAACTATTGCATCACAAATGTTACTTTTGGACATTTAGCAGCTCACAAACAAGTTACGTCAGCAAATTACCATATCCAGAATCTTGTGATACTTCAAATTCTATTTGTTTTGCAATTGATTCAGTAATTCAATTTCAGTTGCTTTTGTGGAGTTGATTCAGtctcctttttgttttgttttaaaaaacaactttttacaAAGTATGGCAGTTGAATCTATacttctgtttccttctacataaGTACAGGTTTGCACTTTTGCCAAATTTAATTTGCACTTTACATTTCAGTCTTTACTTTTCTAACTGCTACTCAAGTAGAAGACTTGAGTACTTGTACTCTTGCCACTCTTGGTGTAATAATCATAAGTATTCAAGTGTCACTTTGGAGTGAGTATTGTCACCAGCTCTAGTCTGTGGCCATTTCCGTGTGCTGTTCGAATCGGATTTAAAGGCGAGCGCGTATTGTGACTAACCTCCCCCGTCGTGCCCCCCAGCGGCATCTTCTGCCAGGGATCCACCAGCTGAGCCAGCGGCATCTTGTCCTTCCTCTGCCTCGACTCGTCCCCTCTCAGCCGCTTTCACGTGCTCTTGCGTGGCCCGGGAGTCGGGACCTCAGGTTCTAGTCGCCCTCACTTCAATTTCTCTTTGCCTTCTTTCTTCGGCCTTTTGGCAGAATGTGAAGCTAGTTCCGTGTCACTTGGCCGGTTCGCGCCGACCCGCTACGGAGCTCTCGAGCCGGGGTAACGCGACCTATCCGCGGGTGTGTAGTGGCGCCGAGTCCGCCTCTCCCTCCTGGTGGACGAACATGAGAAACCGAAAAGAGGACACCCTTTACCCCCTTCCGAGATGCCAAAGCCACATGTAGCAGTAGTCTATCACTCCCGGAGTCTATCTGCCGCCCCCACTCCGTCTGTTCTCTCGCCCCCCTTTGCTCGCTCTCTCGCGTTCACTTCCTGTACTTCCCAATATGGCGGACGGTGTCGGCTTACCTGTCCTGCTTCGTCACCATGGCGGAAATCGAGTCACTCAAACTCCCAATCGTCCAATAATCGATAAATACTACATAGTCTCGTAATTGAAGTTTTTTTCCCaaagtatttattttataaatgaatgcaacttttACTACGTTAAGGTTTTTAAACTGCTTGCGTGATTTTTGTGTTTTGGTTTGACAGCGATTCGGGTCGTTTCCCCAATTCAATGAACCAATGGCGAAGTTTGAGTTTATTTGACCAATCGAATTGAGCCGTTCAATCACATGACACGGAAGCAAAGATTTCGAAGTGGACAAGatttaatgttttcattaaATTGATGGACAACAAACGCTTTTTCACATTTCCATGTTTACATTGTTCATTTACGTTGGTGCAATGACTCAAATAAATCGCAACTCCAAGTACTTGAATAGCTTTTTTACATCATTCTTATTCAATTACAGCAATTATTTGGTAAGTTTGAGCATGGATAaactttgaggaaaaaaaatacctcaGACTTGACAACCCAACTGTAAAAACTTAATACTGGAGTCTTGATTGAGGACATTAGTGATGGAATTTCCTCCTGGAAAAACAAGCTCAAGCAGAATACACAttcatattttaatatattaataataaatacatctaTACAAAAAAGtgaatgataaaaaaaaggtCCAAGTCCCAGATGATGAGTAATAAGAGTCTTTGTGGATCCAGCTGCCGGTCTAGCTGACAGACTTGAGCCTAGACCAAGGGTTGGTCCCACGTACCTCCATCGGGGggtcatttttaaagatgtggtTGCACATATCGTCCAACGGTGGCTCAGGGTCTGCCGTCGCAAACCGTGccgcctcctccacctccttccGAATGGCCACGTCCAATTCCTAACGAGTGTTACATTTATTCACAATGTTATCAGACAAGGCTACTTCTGGGTAGCAGAACACAAGTGACAGGCGCTGGTCCAACCTTTAACTAATATCACACGTGACTAATTGTCCAATACAAGCATCGCAAACACACCGTACTTGAAAATGAAGCGCAAAAATCTCAAATCCTTACCTTGAGTTCTTCCACGGATGCCATGTTGTTGCTGAGCATTTGTTCTTTCAATAGAGTGATGGGGTCGTTTTTGCTGCGCACTTCCTGGACCTCCTCCCGAGAGCGGTAACTGcaggaagtgacatcacagCCTATCAGGGTTCAGATGTGAATGATGGATCAAAGACTTGTAGAAAAAGACGATTCACAAAAACACCAGCGACACGCTCGCCTTGTGGCCACAACGTTCAGGTTGCAATTTGTTTTCTGACCGACAGAAACAGGCAAGTGGATGCGAGAAGAGGCTCACCTGACACCAGGATCACTCATACTGTGCCCATGGTACCGATAGGTCTGCAGCTCCATCACAATTGGACCCTGAAACAAAAGAGCAAATGTTGACTGCACGATGGCACCAAACAAAGCAGGGAAGGCGTTTGGGTTCAGTCCCCGACCGTCCAGCGTGGTCATCGCTCGCCTTCTCACCTTTCCGGCTCGACAGAAGTCGGCTGCAAACTTGACCGCCTCTCTCACGCACAGGATGTCCATCCCATCCACCTGTGCCAGAAAGACTTAATTGAAATCCCAAAGAAAAAAGAGGACTCACCTCCTGTCTAGCGTGTCATTTGCGTGATGTGTGCGCAGTATCATACATGAGCATCAGACAGCTGGGTACATGCTCACACCTGTAACTGCCAAGACGCAATGAAGGCGTCTTGTTCTAGTCTAGGCCCGTTAGCGGGGCGGCTCCAGCGCACCGTCTCGCTGCAGCCGCGACCCAGGACCAAACAGTTTCACTCTAATGTCTCGCACAGTCGTGGGTGGCAGAAGCTTTCTAGAGCAACAAGAAACAGGCTCGGTTGCACATATTCAGCCTTCCCCTCAAGGTAGAACGCATCAGAACACCGAGCATTACTCGACCCATATTTAACCCCAAGAGCAGTTTGTCAGCGCCTTATGCCGGCTGGAAGGAGCGCATTTCATAACATttgtaaaaatgacatcatgaaTGTGGCACAAGGTGACCAATCTCACTCGCATGCCCGGGAtgtagtctcctctcttgtagTAGTCGGTGCTGGCCGACGCCCGCTCCGTCGACATGCCCATGCTGTACTGGTTGTTCTCGCAGATGAAAACGCACGGAAGCTTCCACAGGGCGGCCATGTTGAAGGCCTCAAAGAGTTGCCCCTGTTTGGTGTTGGAAGAGCAAATATTTTAAAGTTACAGGtttccattgaaaaaaaaaaattgatgaaaGTAAAGCTTGGctcttgataaaaaaaaaaagagcgattTTTTTCACATGACCCAGGTTTTAATTTACTGGCTTTTCAAGTTACTTGAAGTCATTCTCTCCATTTGAACACCTtgactgccatcttgtggcgtcTGTACGCAATTACAACCCCATTGACATCAATTTTTACCATTGCTTTTCTACCATGAATATCAATGCAttattaaaaatccttattggAAATTTAGATTAATCATCCATAATTTCATTACCTGATTGGCGGCGCCGTCGCCGTACAGCGTCACACACAACTGATTGTTGCCTTGGTACTGACATGCCAGAGCAATACCGGCACCCAGTGGGACCTGAACACAAAACACGCCAGTCCGTGGTTCTGTAAGGACAGTGGACACCAGGCCACATGAAGCAAGAATGAGCTCTTCTGATGTTTGTGTGTTGCCTGAATAAAGGTTTAGGAACCGTTGcaatcgttttttttccataacatGCAGGTTGGCCCATGTTGCCTGACGCACCTGCGCTCCCACAATGCCGTTTCCTCCGTAGAAACGCGGCGCGTACATATGCATGGAGCCGCCTTTGCCTTTGGACACGCCGCCTCTTCGACCTGCGAGGCGACACAGCTGAGAATCGGCGGCAAAGCGCTCGGCTTCTCGCTAACTCGGTCCTACCCGTCAGCTCGCACAGGATCTCCTTGACAGACACGCCGCGGGTGTACGTGTAGCCGTGTGCGCGGTACGCCGTGATCACATGGTCACTGGGGTTGATGGCGGCTTCCACGCCTGCAGCACACGCTTCCTGCGCAAAAAACAAAGTTGAATTTTTTACTGTGCATCAGATTTGGATTGCTTCCTTTTGAATAGAGGAAGCGTTGCCTGATGGGAATTTTTTGACCAATCCATTCTCATATTAATTTGTTCCCCACCTGTCCGTCATACAGGTGGCAGAAGCCCCGTATGATCTTCTGCTTGTACAACTGATCGGCCTTGAGCTCCATGCGCCTGACCGTCTGCATGGTGCGGTAATACTGCAGGCCCTGCTCGCGCGTTAGCGTTGCCTTCACTGGAGGGCCCTCCTCCAAGCGGTGCAGATCGCATTTCTGTTGGTGGGATTAAAAGAGTACAAAAATCTGTTTCTAATGCCGTACCCCGATGAAGATCAATCGCTTCTTCAGCTCACCTTGATGTCCAATGCCACCTGAGGTGTAAAGTCAGCGGAGGAGCGGGAAGCAACGACACGGGCAGCCTGGAGAAACAGACACACAAACTATTAGCAGACCAAGACCAGAGGAGTGACCTTTAAGTCTGCATGTTAGCTTGCAAGAACAGAGAAGCAACCCAGGTCATGCTAGAAATCACATGGGGGCGCTATTGACACCCCTCCAGCACAAACATGAGCCCCCTTTCACGCATCTACATATCTAAATGCAtgcgttgaaaaaaaaaaagcctaattAAGAGTCTTTATAAAAGGAAAAAGTTAGCGTCAGGCAAGGAAGTAGTAGACGTGGACCCCAGCATCTCCGCTCCTTACTGCTGCGGCTGCTAATGATGTGCTAGCTAAGAGCGCCGCGCTAGCTCTAAGGGCGACTACCGGCGGAGGTTTGGGCGGCAGCCGCTGAGTCTGTGCCAAGTCGGGCGCCGACGGTGAGGTTAGACTGACGTACTCAGACAGGCCGATCAGCAACTGGGGAGCACAGGAGCCAACCAATCAGAGTGCTCAGCACAAAGCTTCGAGCCCAAAACGGGGAGTGAGCGAGCCAGACTGTGTACAATTGATCATTTGAGCACGGACTGTGCATTTACACTGATATGACGTTATTTAAACAAGACCACTTCCCAGGATTTATCCGAATTCCTGAGGGAAATGTCACAAAATTCCATTCACCATTAACAGAAACTAACCCAAGCAAACTTTGCTCCTGTTAGCTCTGTTGGATTCAATTTATTTTCAGGATTAAATGGACAATTTCAGGACAAGAAAGGTACATCTTATAGTGACAATTACTGCAAAAGATATTTGCATATGGACATGCAATGAACTGGCAAATTTAGAAAACGATTTAAGTTTGAGTGTAACATAAGAGTGGTGAGCAGGCTTACCTCCGACACAGTTTGGGCTCCCTGGGGTTCCAGTCAAGATGGAAGAGGGACAAGAAGAAGCACGACATCAATTTGGATTTGAGAAGCATACAacactgagaaaaaaacaactagtGATACATTTAGTAGGTCGGAGAAACAACGCCTTTAAGCAGGATTAAACTATTTTCCTGGCATTTCTTATTTCTGGTattgtttttatattatattagaaGATTGTTTCATTGAAGTGATGGTTTTGGAACCTTGGTCGTGTTTGGTCTTACTAATACATCATTGATTTGTGACGCATGCATTTGAAGTCACAACATGGGAGTCACCCTATGACCTCAAAAGTCACCAAAGAGGGCAATTATAAATAGTTACGAGTGTGCTAGGACAAGGTCAGCCAGCATTCAGCCTGACCAGCAGTCGCAAGCTAGCGCGGTTAGCATCTTCAGCTCGTCCGGCAGAGAGGGACGGCTATTTGACGGCAATACTCACCGAATTCCTGCCGGTGATCCGACACAACGCGTTGGAGAGGAAGCTCAGCAGGTTCTGCATCCTAGCAGTCGGCAGGCGGACTCTTTAAGAGGATTAAAGGAGAGTTGCGGTGTCCGCGAGGCGGCGGTGCACGGCTCCTGTCCGTTCCTGAAAGGACCCCGATCGAGAAATGACGTGCGAATGAAAGTAGTTCCGCATTAGTTTTTATTGCCTGCGTAACACTCCGCCCACTTCACATATATTTACAATAAACTGATAAAGGATTTTTCTTTGGGTTATCAAACTGGCAGTCACACCtggtagaaaaatgtagctTGGATTATTTCAACTGCTAGAAATTGggagtacagtgatccctcgctacttcgcgtttcgtttatcgtggATTCACTccatcgcggtttttttttcaagttaaaaaaacatttaaaagtcaaaataaaacttcaaaattgaggaaacacgtgtctaacctttaggacgatgtagtattgctccaaatgttcgtttatattcctttagaagtccgttttcgcgtgttggcacgatcgcgaattagcatatttccgctaactcgttagcctccccagtacttcttgttggtgactgtacttcgcggatttcacttatcgcgggtggtttttagaATCAATCATCCgtgataaatgagggattactgtaataatTCATGTTCAATTTGGGCCCATTTACAACCATTGTGGTATGATTGGTCCTCAAGGGTGACTGCTTTCTATTATTATGTGGTCAGTTTTATCCTCGTTTGTCAAATAAGATGCATACATGTGAATTTATAgaagtcattttcagtcaacactTGCCTGAACGTTTATCTGCTTTGCGCTGCTACCTGCGGATAACTGGCAGAAGTGAACCAAAAACTCAAGTCACACTTCAGTCAActgttttgattttctttcttttgtggaAATATGATACAGTTATATTACAGGTATTCAAATGCCCCAGGTGGGTGGAGGAGGCGGTAGGGGGGTGAACCAAAAGCGTTGGGGGACACCAGACACAAAACGCCAAGACAGACACCCTCAGAAAATCTCCAATAAATACTCGTAACgcacattttaaaaacagaTCAACTTTTTCTTCGTCCTTTTAGCAGCAAGTTGTCAggggaaaacaaatgaaaggtaAACTCGCATGTAAGTTGGtggagggcttttttttttctttctacttccggtcatgtttttttctttttccttccggCATCCCTGGCCAAAAAAATACGCCCGCTGTGGTGCGCCTGTGTCAGACTTCAATCAATCCCTTTTCTCTTATCCTCGTTGGGCTGCCGGTGTCGgggcacacacaaacaagccTTCCCGCTtccattcacacctatggacaatttacaGTCTTCAATTAACCAAACATGCATGTCTTGGGCATGTGGGAGGAGAACACGCAACATCCACAAAGAAAACCcaaattcaaacccagaacatcCTGTGAGCGTGAAGCCCTGACCACAACTCCCGTGTGCTGCCGTTCGAAAGACTCAATGTATAAAATAGATCCTAAAATGTCTTCCACGTGAAATAATGTACAAAAACGTCATTGATTTAAATTACATCGCTCagtgatgacgacgacgacaacaacGAAGCAAATGGCAACGGGCGTGACGAGAAAGTAACTTAACCGCAGGGCCACGGCTGACCCGACGGGAATGCGTGGGAGACCGGGCGGCAGGTTTTCAGGGGGAAAGGGCAGAGAGTCAACAGTCAAAGTGCATCTCCAGCGAGTCGTCAAAGGCCCGGCCATCATGGCCCGCCGCCGACAGGAAGGCAGTGGCGACCGGCGAGCCCGTGGCAGCGGCCACGTTGAGCAGGGCGGTGCCAGGAGCGCCGCCGGCCGGGCCCCGCAAGGCGGCAGCGGCGATGCTGGTGAGGTTGATTCCCAGCGTCAGACGCGTCTGCTCCAGGGCCTTTTCGGGCACGGCGAACGCCTCCAGCTTCTTCTCGCCGTTCGCCATGTATGAGTTCTGGCAGCCGCGGCAGATGCAGTCCTGGCACGCCTACAACACGCATCGATGACAGACTTAGACTTTGAttcaactttattcatcccttggtatttttttaattctatgaTGCGTGCAAGGTTGCTCACCTTGCGGTTGGAGTAGCAAGGACAGCGCTGCCCCCTGCAGGTGAGCACCGAGGGGTTCTGCGTGGCGCGCCCGCACTTGCAGCCTTTCTTCTCAACAGGCTTCTTGTACAGCGGCTTGGAGGGGCTCGCTGGGTGACTGAGTGGGTGAGCATGAGGGTGGGGTGGCCCGCGGGGCTGTGAGCGGGCTTTGGGGGCCCTTGCCTTGGCTTTCTTGGCACCCCCGTGGTGATCCCCCGCCTTCTTGGGCGGCTTGCCGGACCCTAGCGGGCCCTTGCCCACTTTGGGGGGGCCGCCGTTGGGCACGGGCGCCAGGTGGAAGTGGGGCGTGGCGGCAGGAAACTCGTAGACGGGGGTGGTGCCCAGGCGGGGGCCGCCGTCAGGAGGGGGTCCCCGCAGGAGGGTGTCGATGGGGAGGGGCCGCACCTTCTCGCTGTCGCTTTCTGAGCGAGAACGCTTGCGGTGGCAGCGAGGGGGTCCTTGAGGGACGGCAGTGGGTGACTGAGGGGGGGGCTGCGGGTGAGGGCGGTAGGGGTGACAGCTGCTCTCCAAAGGTAGGGCGGGGCAGAAAGGCCCGTTGACCGACATAGGCGTGTGGGGGTCGTCAGGCTCAGTGTCCGTGTCCAGAGTCCGCAGAACCTCCTCCACACTCAGCAGCAGCGGCCCCCCTCCGTGTTTCAACTCCTCACCGAAGGCGCCCATGTCGCAAAGGTTCGCCAGCCCCCCCGCCGGGATCTCCTCGCAAAAGTCCTCCCGCTTGACGACCGCCCTGCCCGGATCCAGCGAGGCGTCCAGTCCGTTACAATCGTGAAGCCCGTTGACGCCGGCCGGGCCGATGACATCGCTGCCGCCGTCGCCGCCCTCGTCGGGATGCGGTGCTTCCCCGGGCGGTACCTCCGCTTCGGCGCTGGCGTCAGGCTCGGGTTCGGGCTCGCTCTCTGCCAGCCGCAGGCCCTCGTTGAGGACGGCCCGGAGGTCGGGcgagtcggcggcggcggcagcgatgTGAGTGGCGAGCGGCGAGTGTGTGATATACAGGCACAACTTGCGGTAGCAGCGCACCAGCAGGGACAGCTGCCGGTTCTCCTGGAAGCGCGAGTAGTCCTTGCACCAGCTGCACGACGGCTTCAGCTGCATCCGCTGACCTTTGCACCCGCGGCACACGTAGTGCTGACACGACGAGTTGGTGGGCGCCATGGGGTCCTGCAGCAGGTTACCTGCGGGGCAAGATTGAGGTTGCTGTCATTaatccccaaaacaaaaataagaatcaCCAATTTAtagtttccttttttctttttggaagctATTCTTCATTATGGTCCTATTGTTGTGCTCATGGTGAAAGCTTGCTCCAatataaaagtagtgctttggcacTACAGTGCACATGAGACCCTTCCTTTCATCATTCACTAGCATCATGTCTGGAATTGATCAACTTCTCCTCCTTCCTGTCTCCTCGCAGCTGCCTCGAGTGTGTTTATTGATATTCCGCGGCGACAAGCGTTCTTTGAGCGCCGCTTCCTTAGCAACGCTGGCAGGCCGCTAACGTCTGCAGCTGCAGGCGGGAAAAAGGAAGGCGGGCCATTGATACAACTTGGATGGGGCGCTCTTATATTGATCATTCATTCACTCAGAGGGCTCGATGCGAAAGACAAGTCAGATCAaaccatccttccatccatcctttcGCTAtaagtggtctttttttttcggggggttATAGCGCGAAGGCAAGACCAAATCTGAGAGAAATCAGCTCTCATTTCTCGACAGCAAGAGTGAGAACAGGTGCGAAAGAATGTTAGAATAAGTGTAAATTAaaaactatttttagaacattTCCAGCAGATGGTCCCTCCCTATGTCATTTTTCTCCCACCTAGTCTGAACATCCCGAAAATAAACAAGTATTCACTGTTCCACTTGCAGGCTATGCTGagacaaacattcacactcacaccaaCCGCCAATTAAGAGCCTTTTATAATTCGAAGGGACTCCGGAGTTGCATCCAGAACGTCTGaattgtgaggcagacgtgccaTCATTCCTCCATTCAACAACTGCCTgcagcaataaataaaaaaaaatctattttgccaaaaaaaagaaaaaaaaaacattctgcttGAGTCACGCAGAAATCCGAAGGACACTTGCACAAGAGCACAAAGGGGGTGTGTCGTGATGCCGTAAGATGCGTTCGCTACCTCCGGGAAACCCGAGCACCGGGACGACAATTGAATCACTTTTCCTTACGATTGTGTTGCTAACGTGCTAACAGGTTGAAAAGAATGTTTTTCGACGATGTAATAAAGATTCAACACAAAACGTGCCGCGGCTCTGCCGTATCAGTGAAATGCAAGAATGTAAAATAACGGAACGGGTACGTCTAATACGACGTCACAATACGTGATACAAAGCGGTTTCAGACAATTATTTTGATACGGTAGCTACACTGCCGCTGAATTTGGATTTACTCGTTATATTTTAGTCTTCCGACAGCACTTGAACGCGGCGTCGGCGAAAGCGCTCGCATGGCAGCTGACAAGCACGCAAGTACACTAGTTACAGTCAATTGTGCAAACACAAAACCGTGCTCCACGCGGTTCGGCCCAACTATGGTCGTCTTGTACTCACCGCAGACTAAGCAGGACACGGACTGTCGGAAGAAAGGCAGCAGCTTGCACAGCTCGGCCAGGGCGCGGGGGTCTCGGGGGTCGCACTGCAGCACCGATCGGCTCGCAGACACGTAGAGCGACGTCGCGTTCACCGGGTTCATTGCAGCGGCCTGACCCGGCGAGCCGGTCCGCTTGG
Coding sequences:
- the msl2b gene encoding E3 ubiquitin-protein ligase MSL2b translates to MNPVNATSLYVSASRSVLQCDPRDPRALAELCKLLPFFRQSVSCLVCGNLLQDPMAPTNSSCQHYVCRGCKGQRMQLKPSCSWCKDYSRFQENRQLSLLVRCYRKLCLYITHSPLATHIAAAAADSPDLRAVLNEGLRLAESEPEPEPDASAEAEVPPGEAPHPDEGGDGGSDVIGPAGVNGLHDCNGLDASLDPGRAVVKREDFCEEIPAGGLANLCDMGAFGEELKHGGGPLLLSVEEVLRTLDTDTEPDDPHTPMSVNGPFCPALPLESSCHPYRPHPQPPPQSPTAVPQGPPRCHRKRSRSESDSEKVRPLPIDTLLRGPPPDGGPRLGTTPVYEFPAATPHFHLAPVPNGGPPKVGKGPLGSGKPPKKAGDHHGGAKKAKARAPKARSQPRGPPHPHAHPLSHPASPSKPLYKKPVEKKGCKCGRATQNPSVLTCRGQRCPCYSNRKACQDCICRGCQNSYMANGEKKLEAFAVPEKALEQTRLTLGINLTSIAAAALRGPAGGAPGTALLNVAAATGSPVATAFLSAAGHDGRAFDDSLEMHFDC
- the pdha1b gene encoding pyruvate dehydrogenase E1 subunit alpha 1b isoform X2, whose product is MQNLLSFLSNALCRITGRNSGAQTVSELLIGLSEYVSLTSPSAPDLAQTQRLPPKPPPAARVVASRSSADFTPQVALDIKKCDLHRLEEGPPVKATLTREQGLQYYRTMQTVRRMELKADQLYKQKIIRGFCHLYDGQEACAAGVEAAINPSDHVITAYRAHGYTYTRGVSVKEILCELTGRRGGVSKGKGGSMHMYAPRFYGGNGIVGAQVPLGAGIALACQYQGNNQLCVTLYGDGAANQGQLFEAFNMAALWKLPCVFICENNQYSMGMSTERASASTDYYKRGDYIPGMRVDGMDILCVREAVKFAADFCRAGKGPIVMELQTYRYHGHSMSDPGVSYRSREEVQEVRSKNDPITLLKEQMLSNNMASVEELKELDVAIRKEVEEAARFATADPEPPLDDMCNHIFKNDPPMEVRGTNPWSRLKSVS
- the pdha1b gene encoding pyruvate dehydrogenase E1 subunit alpha 1b isoform X1 — its product is MQNLLSFLSNALCRITGRNSGAQTVSELLIGLSEYVSLTSPSAPDLAQTQRLPPKPPPVVALRASAALLASTSLAAAAAARVVASRSSADFTPQVALDIKKCDLHRLEEGPPVKATLTREQGLQYYRTMQTVRRMELKADQLYKQKIIRGFCHLYDGQEACAAGVEAAINPSDHVITAYRAHGYTYTRGVSVKEILCELTGRRGGVSKGKGGSMHMYAPRFYGGNGIVGAQVPLGAGIALACQYQGNNQLCVTLYGDGAANQGQLFEAFNMAALWKLPCVFICENNQYSMGMSTERASASTDYYKRGDYIPGMRVDGMDILCVREAVKFAADFCRAGKGPIVMELQTYRYHGHSMSDPGVSYRSREEVQEVRSKNDPITLLKEQMLSNNMASVEELKELDVAIRKEVEEAARFATADPEPPLDDMCNHIFKNDPPMEVRGTNPWSRLKSVS
- the pdha1b gene encoding pyruvate dehydrogenase E1 subunit alpha 1b isoform X3, encoding MQNLLSFLSNALCRITGRNSGAQTVSEAARVVASRSSADFTPQVALDIKKCDLHRLEEGPPVKATLTREQGLQYYRTMQTVRRMELKADQLYKQKIIRGFCHLYDGQEACAAGVEAAINPSDHVITAYRAHGYTYTRGVSVKEILCELTGRRGGVSKGKGGSMHMYAPRFYGGNGIVGAQVPLGAGIALACQYQGNNQLCVTLYGDGAANQGQLFEAFNMAALWKLPCVFICENNQYSMGMSTERASASTDYYKRGDYIPGMRVDGMDILCVREAVKFAADFCRAGKGPIVMELQTYRYHGHSMSDPGVSYRSREEVQEVRSKNDPITLLKEQMLSNNMASVEELKELDVAIRKEVEEAARFATADPEPPLDDMCNHIFKNDPPMEVRGTNPWSRLKSVS